The following proteins are co-located in the Polymorphospora rubra genome:
- the hisH gene encoding imidazole glycerol phosphate synthase subunit HisH, translated as MAGVVVLDYGSGNLRSAERALVRAGASVTVTADLAAAAGADGLVVPGVGAFAACMAGIDALGAGPVIADRVAAGRPVLGICVGMQVLFSHGEEHGVVTKGLGLLPGGVTRLPARRVPHMGWNTVDPPAGSRLLAGLPPDSRFYFVHSYAALDPGALAGAGALVTTADHGAPFAAAVELGPLSAAQFHPEKSADTGATLLRNWIATL; from the coding sequence ATGGCCGGAGTCGTGGTTCTCGACTACGGGTCGGGCAACCTGCGGTCGGCCGAGCGGGCGCTGGTGCGGGCCGGCGCCTCGGTCACCGTCACCGCCGACCTGGCCGCCGCCGCCGGCGCCGACGGGCTCGTCGTGCCGGGTGTCGGCGCCTTCGCCGCCTGCATGGCCGGTATCGACGCGCTCGGCGCCGGCCCGGTCATCGCCGACCGGGTCGCCGCCGGCCGGCCGGTGCTCGGCATCTGCGTCGGCATGCAGGTGCTCTTCAGCCACGGCGAGGAGCACGGCGTGGTCACCAAGGGACTCGGCCTGCTGCCCGGCGGCGTCACCCGGCTGCCGGCCCGGCGGGTGCCGCACATGGGCTGGAACACCGTCGACCCGCCGGCCGGCTCCCGCCTGCTCGCCGGTCTGCCACCGGATTCGCGGTTCTACTTCGTGCACTCGTACGCCGCGCTGGACCCGGGCGCGCTGGCCGGGGCCGGTGCGCTGGTCACCACCGCCGACCACGGGGCGCCGTTCGCGGCGGCGGTCGAACTCGGCCCGCTGTCCGCGGCCCAGTTCCACCCGGAGAAATCCGCCGACACCGGGGCGACGCTGCTGCGCAACTGGATCGCGACCCTGTGA
- a CDS encoding sensor histidine kinase: protein MRSRLSLLVAATTILVLVAFLVPLALLLRSVAQDRAVGAATAEMQGIVAAVGAADPDTLRLSAEQVAAASGQPVTIFLPDGSVLGTPTPRTPAVELAARGRSFTADGDGGHEIVVAVQGRPDGTAVVRTFVPDAELTRGVTRAWLVLAGLGATLVLLGLLVADRLARNLVRPIGELSEVSHRLARAELTARATPTGPPELREVAGALNHLAGRIQELLREEREQVADLSHRLRTPLTALRLEAESLADPSDAARITAGVDALERAVTGVITQARKRSDTPAPEGCEAAAVVRDRVNFWSVLAEDTGRAVALDLAPGPLPVGLSADDLAAALDALLGNVFAHTPDGTAFTVTLAARPGGGALLTVADDGPGLPADQVRRGESRGGSTGLGLDIARRAAQSSGGHLDLTASPTGGAQLTLTLGPPTHP, encoded by the coding sequence GTGAGGAGCCGGCTGTCGCTGCTGGTGGCGGCCACCACCATCCTGGTGCTGGTCGCCTTCCTGGTGCCGCTGGCACTGCTGCTGCGCAGCGTCGCGCAGGACCGGGCGGTCGGCGCCGCCACCGCCGAGATGCAGGGCATCGTGGCCGCCGTCGGCGCCGCCGACCCGGACACCCTGCGGCTGAGCGCGGAGCAGGTCGCGGCCGCGTCCGGCCAGCCGGTCACCATCTTCCTGCCCGACGGATCGGTGCTGGGTACGCCGACACCGCGTACCCCGGCGGTCGAACTCGCCGCCCGCGGCCGCAGCTTCACCGCCGACGGCGACGGCGGCCACGAGATCGTGGTCGCGGTGCAGGGGCGGCCGGACGGGACCGCGGTCGTACGCACCTTCGTCCCCGACGCCGAACTGACCCGTGGCGTCACCCGGGCCTGGCTGGTGCTCGCCGGCCTCGGTGCCACGCTGGTGCTGCTCGGGCTGCTGGTCGCCGACCGGCTGGCCCGCAACCTCGTACGACCGATCGGCGAACTGTCCGAGGTGTCCCACCGCCTGGCCCGGGCCGAACTCACCGCCCGGGCCACCCCGACCGGCCCGCCGGAACTGCGCGAGGTCGCCGGCGCGCTCAACCACCTGGCCGGGCGGATCCAGGAACTGCTGCGCGAGGAACGCGAGCAGGTCGCCGACCTGTCCCACCGGCTGCGTACCCCGCTGACCGCCCTGCGCCTGGAGGCCGAGTCGCTGGCCGATCCGTCCGACGCCGCCCGAATCACCGCCGGCGTCGACGCCCTCGAACGGGCCGTCACCGGCGTGATCACCCAGGCCCGCAAGCGCAGCGACACCCCGGCTCCGGAGGGCTGCGAGGCGGCGGCCGTCGTACGTGACCGGGTCAACTTCTGGTCGGTGCTCGCCGAGGACACCGGCCGGGCCGTCGCCCTCGATCTGGCCCCCGGCCCGCTGCCGGTGGGGCTGTCCGCCGACGACCTCGCCGCGGCGCTCGACGCCCTGCTGGGCAACGTGTTCGCGCACACCCCCGACGGCACCGCGTTCACGGTGACGCTGGCCGCCCGGCCGGGCGGCGGCGCGCTGCTGACGGTGGCCGACGACGGGCCGGGCCTGCCCGCCGACCAGGTACGCCGGGGCGAGAGCCGGGGCGGGTCGACGGGGCTCGGGCTCGACATCGCCCGACGGGCGGCCCAGTCCAGCGGCGGCCACCTGGACCTGACCGCCAGCCCGACCGGCGGCGCCCAGCTCACCCTGACCCTCGGCCCACCCACCCACCCCTGA
- a CDS encoding TIGR03085 family metal-binding protein, whose protein sequence is MPTYAQTERRDLADLFLAVGPDAPTLNDGWSTRDLAAHLIVRERRPDAAGGILLPPLRGYAERVRLRIAGRPYPEIVDLVRRPPWWSPISNPLLDGAANTMEFFIHHEDVRRAQPGWHPRDLAADFQATLWRRASTLARLSLRRFRAAVLVQAPGYGETSAGAGGDRLRLVAAPAELVLFLSGRQRAARAQIEGSPPLAARLREAKLGF, encoded by the coding sequence ATGCCGACGTACGCCCAGACCGAACGCCGGGACCTGGCCGACCTGTTCCTCGCCGTCGGCCCCGACGCCCCCACCCTCAACGACGGCTGGAGCACCCGCGACCTGGCGGCACACCTGATCGTCCGGGAGCGCCGGCCGGACGCGGCCGGCGGAATCCTGCTGCCGCCCCTGCGCGGCTACGCCGAACGGGTGCGGCTGCGGATCGCCGGCCGACCCTACCCGGAGATCGTGGACCTGGTGCGCCGTCCGCCGTGGTGGAGCCCGATCAGCAACCCGCTGCTCGACGGGGCGGCGAACACGATGGAGTTCTTCATCCACCACGAGGACGTACGGCGGGCCCAGCCGGGCTGGCACCCGCGCGACCTCGCCGCCGACTTCCAGGCCACCCTGTGGCGGCGGGCGTCGACGCTGGCCCGGCTGAGCCTGCGCCGGTTCCGCGCCGCCGTGCTGGTGCAGGCCCCCGGGTACGGCGAGACGTCCGCCGGTGCCGGCGGTGACCGGCTGCGGCTCGTCGCCGCCCCGGCCGAACTGGTGCTGTTCCTCAGCGGCCGGCAGCGGGCCGCCCGCGCCCAGATCGAGGGCTCCCCGCCGCTGGCGGCCCGGCTGCGCGAGGCGAAGCTGGGCTTCTGA
- a CDS encoding septum formation initiator has product MRRRTVLAVAGWLAAVAAATLTGVGALNVIGAGITGGSGGEVYSQERIARDLALPSSVAAPSTGPTGTPSPGPTASVAPTTTTTSPDPRHALSTPGGTVVARCVGNEAELTSWTPAQGYGASDADRGPDDDAEVTFDGPGGSFEVTVTCVDGTPKATWELDDD; this is encoded by the coding sequence ATGCGCCGTCGAACCGTACTCGCCGTGGCCGGCTGGCTGGCCGCCGTCGCCGCCGCCACCCTGACCGGGGTGGGGGCCCTGAACGTCATCGGCGCCGGGATCACCGGCGGTTCGGGGGGCGAGGTCTACAGCCAGGAGCGGATCGCCCGGGACCTGGCCCTGCCGTCGTCGGTCGCCGCTCCGTCGACCGGTCCGACCGGCACGCCGTCGCCGGGCCCGACCGCGAGCGTCGCGCCGACCACGACGACCACGTCCCCGGATCCCCGTCACGCCCTGTCCACCCCCGGCGGTACGGTCGTCGCCCGCTGCGTCGGTAACGAGGCGGAGCTGACGTCGTGGACCCCGGCCCAGGGCTACGGGGCGTCCGACGCCGACCGCGGCCCGGACGACGACGCCGAGGTCACCTTCGACGGCCCGGGCGGCAGCTTCGAGGTCACCGTCACCTGCGTCGACGGCACCCCCAAGGCAACCTGGGAACTGGACGACGACTGA
- a CDS encoding ISL3 family transposase translates to MRGVRVWQRLLGVERAVVERVEWSEEGGDGGGFVVAHVRLHAGARSRCGVCRRRCVGYDRGEGRRRWRAPDLGTVRVVIEADAPRVSCRVHGVVVAAVPWARHGAGHTLAFDEMVAWLATVASKSAVRQLMRVAWSTVGAIVARVWADTGGAVDRFAGLTRIGIDEISYRRGEKYLTVVVDHDSGRLLWVHPGRHEATLNLFFDLLGPRRCAALRLVSADGAPWIARVVARRCPQAVRCADPFHVVAWAVDALDVVRRQAWNNAVGRVRGPAKGGPGGRGVSAELKRCRWALWKNPENLTQKQTAQLAWIARTDSRLHRAYLLKEGLRYAFTVKGQAGREAIDRWISWARRCRIPAFVDLSRRIVRHRDAIDAALDHGLSNALVESTNAKIRLIIRMAYGFRNIDALISMALLSLGGHRPTLPGRTRPPTLPQPTHG, encoded by the coding sequence ATGCGTGGTGTCAGGGTATGGCAACGGTTGCTCGGGGTTGAGCGGGCGGTGGTGGAGCGGGTGGAGTGGTCTGAGGAGGGGGGTGATGGGGGCGGGTTCGTGGTGGCGCATGTGCGGTTGCATGCGGGGGCGAGGTCTCGGTGTGGGGTGTGTCGGCGGCGGTGTGTGGGTTATGACCGGGGTGAGGGGCGGCGTCGGTGGAGGGCGCCGGATCTGGGGACGGTTCGGGTGGTGATCGAGGCGGATGCGCCGAGGGTGTCGTGTCGGGTGCATGGGGTGGTGGTGGCGGCGGTGCCGTGGGCACGGCACGGGGCGGGTCACACGTTGGCGTTTGACGAGATGGTGGCGTGGCTTGCGACGGTGGCGTCGAAGTCGGCGGTGCGGCAGTTGATGCGGGTGGCGTGGTCGACGGTCGGCGCGATCGTGGCGCGGGTGTGGGCTGACACCGGTGGTGCGGTGGATCGGTTTGCGGGGTTGACCCGGATCGGGATCGATGAGATTTCGTACCGGCGGGGTGAGAAGTATCTGACGGTCGTGGTTGACCATGACAGTGGCCGGTTGTTGTGGGTTCATCCGGGCCGTCACGAGGCGACGTTGAACCTGTTCTTCGATCTGCTGGGTCCGCGGCGGTGTGCGGCGTTGCGGTTGGTGTCGGCTGATGGGGCGCCGTGGATCGCACGGGTGGTGGCCAGGCGGTGTCCGCAGGCGGTGCGGTGTGCTGATCCGTTCCATGTGGTCGCCTGGGCTGTGGACGCGTTGGACGTGGTGCGTAGGCAGGCGTGGAACAACGCCGTGGGCCGGGTCCGGGGTCCGGCGAAGGGCGGGCCGGGTGGGCGGGGTGTGTCAGCGGAGTTGAAACGCTGCCGGTGGGCGTTGTGGAAGAACCCGGAGAACCTAACCCAGAAGCAGACCGCCCAACTGGCGTGGATCGCCCGGACCGATTCGCGTCTACACCGTGCCTACCTACTCAAGGAGGGCCTGCGATATGCGTTCACGGTCAAGGGCCAGGCGGGCAGGGAAGCGATCGACCGATGGATCAGTTGGGCCCGACGCTGCCGGATCCCGGCGTTCGTCGACCTGTCACGACGGATCGTCCGGCACCGCGACGCGATCGACGCGGCACTGGACCACGGCCTGTCCAACGCCCTGGTCGAAAGCACCAACGCCAAGATCCGCCTGATCATCCGGATGGCGTACGGCTTCCGCAACATCGACGCGCTCATCTCGATGGCCCTGCTCAGCCTCGGAGGACACCGACCGACCCTACCCGGCCGGACACGACCACCCACCCTGCCCCAACCCACCCACGGATGA
- a CDS encoding PepSY domain-containing protein, with the protein MTRKSIVALAVGGVAALAFTGTALGVAAASDTTRDRPQTTTVALTGAPTAPGTPSTPGSGETTDPAPTNGSPTNSPTGSPTSGGDAVSAERAKEIALARTGGGTVEEVERDREHGRPVWEVEIDKGKVEYEVYVDRETGEIVKFEQDDDDDDDDRDDD; encoded by the coding sequence ATGACCCGCAAGTCGATCGTCGCCCTGGCCGTCGGCGGAGTCGCCGCCCTGGCGTTCACCGGTACCGCACTCGGCGTCGCGGCGGCGTCGGACACCACCCGGGACCGCCCGCAGACGACCACCGTCGCCCTGACCGGCGCCCCCACCGCGCCCGGCACCCCGAGCACACCGGGCAGTGGAGAGACGACCGACCCGGCGCCGACCAACGGCAGCCCGACCAATAGCCCGACCGGCAGCCCGACGTCGGGCGGCGACGCGGTCTCGGCCGAGCGTGCCAAGGAGATCGCGCTCGCCAGGACCGGCGGCGGCACGGTCGAAGAGGTCGAACGGGACCGCGAGCACGGCCGTCCGGTCTGGGAGGTCGAGATCGACAAGGGCAAGGTCGAGTACGAGGTCTACGTCGACCGGGAGACCGGCGAGATCGTCAAGTTCGAGCAGGACGACGACGATGACGACGACGACCGCGACGACGACTGA
- a CDS encoding PLP-dependent aminotransferase family protein, producing the protein MTSTVRGSQLARLLGQWHALPGRRRSPDYAALAGAIRGLLADGRLPLGVRLPAERELAEALKVSRTTVTAAYRELRETGHLTSRRGAGSWTTLPGGHRVASSGLWTPQDDLDMIDLGVAALAAPPELVPAARAAAEDLPRYLHGAGYHPTGIAELREAVARTYTDRGLPTSPEQIMVTNGTQHALDLVLRLTLPPGAGVLVESPTYPNALAALAARRARIATHGLAVTPEGDGAGWDGELLLASLRQTRPRLAYLIPEFQNPTGHLMPAALRESVVAAAHASGTDLIIDESFVDLPLDGTPMPPPTAVFDRHSRVICIGGMSKPYWGGMRIGWVRASAPLVQRLAAARVGVDMASPVLDQLVAVRLLAQAATIVSARRTQLAAQRDAMLAAVADMLPDWRISVPGGGVTLWAELDGPVSSALARAAEDVGVRLAPGPRFGLDGTLERFLRLPFTLPAAELVDAVQRIAAVRYDLDRTSRPRWSEPAVIA; encoded by the coding sequence ATGACCAGTACGGTGCGAGGTAGCCAACTGGCCCGCCTGCTCGGGCAGTGGCATGCACTCCCGGGCCGCCGACGCAGCCCCGACTACGCCGCCCTCGCCGGCGCCATCCGCGGCCTGCTCGCCGACGGGCGCCTGCCGCTGGGCGTACGGCTGCCCGCCGAGCGGGAACTGGCCGAGGCGCTGAAGGTCAGCCGTACCACGGTCACCGCCGCCTACCGGGAACTGCGCGAGACCGGGCACCTGACCAGCCGGCGCGGCGCCGGCAGTTGGACCACGCTGCCCGGCGGGCACCGGGTGGCCAGCTCCGGGCTGTGGACCCCGCAGGACGACCTCGACATGATCGACCTCGGGGTCGCCGCGCTCGCCGCCCCGCCCGAACTGGTCCCCGCCGCCCGCGCCGCCGCCGAGGACCTGCCCCGCTATCTCCACGGCGCCGGCTACCACCCGACCGGAATAGCCGAACTGCGCGAGGCCGTCGCGCGTACGTACACCGACCGCGGCCTGCCGACCAGCCCCGAACAGATCATGGTGACCAACGGCACCCAGCACGCCCTGGACCTGGTGCTGCGGCTGACCCTGCCGCCCGGGGCGGGCGTACTGGTCGAATCACCCACCTATCCCAACGCGCTCGCCGCGCTCGCCGCCCGCCGGGCCCGGATCGCCACCCACGGCCTGGCGGTCACCCCCGAGGGCGACGGGGCCGGCTGGGACGGCGAACTGCTGCTCGCCAGCCTGCGCCAGACCCGGCCCCGGTTGGCCTACCTGATCCCCGAGTTCCAGAACCCGACCGGGCACCTGATGCCGGCCGCGCTGCGCGAGTCGGTCGTCGCCGCGGCCCACGCCAGCGGAACCGACCTGATCATCGACGAGTCGTTCGTGGACCTGCCGCTGGACGGCACCCCGATGCCGCCACCGACCGCCGTCTTCGACCGGCACTCCCGGGTCATCTGCATCGGCGGGATGAGCAAGCCCTACTGGGGCGGGATGCGGATCGGCTGGGTACGCGCGTCCGCGCCGCTGGTGCAGCGGCTGGCCGCCGCCCGGGTCGGCGTCGACATGGCCAGCCCGGTCCTCGACCAGCTGGTCGCCGTACGGCTGCTCGCCCAGGCCGCGACGATCGTGTCGGCCCGGCGTACGCAGCTCGCCGCGCAGCGCGACGCCATGCTCGCCGCCGTGGCCGACATGCTGCCGGACTGGCGCATCTCGGTGCCCGGCGGCGGGGTCACGCTCTGGGCCGAACTGGACGGGCCGGTCTCCAGCGCCCTGGCCCGGGCCGCCGAGGACGTCGGGGTACGGCTCGCACCCGGCCCCCGGTTCGGCCTGGACGGTACGCTCGAACGCTTCCTGCGACTGCCGTTCACGCTGCCCGCCGCCGAACTCGTCGACGCGGTGCAGCGGATCGCCGCGGTCCGCTACGACCTCGACCGGACCAGCCGTCCACGGTGGAGTGAACCGGCCGTCATCGCCTGA
- a CDS encoding AMP-dependent synthetase/ligase, giving the protein MTLDVPYRSIPDMFFKRIAKTPDREAFAHPAADDSGPVWLTWSQVGDRAKAFAAGLRGLGISSEDRVAIVAGTRLEWVLADLGIMCAGGATTTVYPTTEPEDAAFIVADSGSKVVVAENPMQAGKLADATLPALTHVILIDGEADPAAPFPQLTMAEVEKRGREALAAEPDLIDKVVAEIGPDHLATLIYTSGTTGRPKGVELLHGGWCWEGIAQGQNNLLIADDLQYLWLPLSHSFGKTLICGVIHVGLRTYVDGRVDKLVEMLGVVRPTLMCGAPRVFEKVYNKAVTTARDGGGAKAKIFSWAVRTGLEKVALEQAGKPVPGGLKFRYGLAEKLVFSKLQARLGGRIRVLVSGAAPLSKDIGEFFAAANLPISEGYGLTETSAGNFVNRPGKLRIGTVGQALGDLECRIDPDGEILVRGKPVMRGYHNLPDETAAAFTEDGFFRTGDIGELDADGYLKITDRKKDLVKTSGGKYIAPSHIEGMFKAVCPYTSQAVVIGQARNYCTMLVTLDPDAITGWAAGGPLAGKSYAEIVASPEAQAMVEGYVKELNGKLNRWETIKKVTILPRDLTIEDGEITPSLKIKRRSVETNFGAEIERMYEGSLAEI; this is encoded by the coding sequence ATGACACTTGACGTCCCGTACCGGTCCATCCCGGACATGTTTTTCAAGCGCATCGCGAAGACTCCCGACCGCGAGGCGTTCGCCCACCCGGCCGCGGACGATTCCGGGCCGGTCTGGCTGACCTGGTCGCAGGTCGGCGACCGGGCCAAGGCGTTCGCGGCCGGTCTGCGCGGGCTCGGGATCAGCAGCGAGGACCGGGTGGCGATCGTCGCCGGCACCCGGCTCGAGTGGGTACTGGCCGACCTGGGCATCATGTGTGCCGGCGGGGCCACCACGACCGTCTACCCGACCACCGAGCCCGAGGACGCCGCGTTCATCGTCGCCGACTCCGGCTCCAAGGTCGTGGTCGCGGAGAACCCGATGCAGGCCGGCAAGCTCGCCGACGCGACCCTGCCGGCACTGACCCACGTCATCCTCATCGACGGCGAGGCGGACCCGGCCGCACCGTTCCCCCAGCTGACGATGGCCGAGGTGGAGAAGCGGGGCCGCGAGGCACTCGCGGCCGAGCCGGACCTGATCGACAAGGTGGTGGCCGAGATCGGGCCGGACCACCTGGCGACGCTGATCTACACCTCGGGTACGACCGGCCGGCCCAAGGGGGTCGAACTGCTGCACGGCGGCTGGTGCTGGGAGGGGATCGCGCAGGGCCAGAACAACCTGCTCATCGCCGACGATCTCCAGTACCTCTGGCTGCCGCTGTCGCACTCGTTCGGCAAGACGCTGATCTGCGGCGTCATCCACGTCGGTCTGCGCACGTACGTCGACGGCCGGGTGGACAAGCTGGTCGAGATGCTCGGCGTGGTCCGGCCGACGCTGATGTGCGGCGCCCCCCGGGTCTTCGAGAAGGTCTACAACAAGGCGGTCACCACCGCCCGGGACGGCGGCGGCGCCAAGGCGAAGATCTTCTCCTGGGCGGTCCGTACCGGCCTCGAGAAGGTCGCCCTGGAACAGGCCGGCAAGCCGGTGCCGGGTGGGCTGAAGTTCCGCTACGGGCTGGCCGAGAAGCTGGTCTTCAGCAAGCTCCAGGCCCGCCTCGGCGGCCGGATCCGGGTGCTGGTCTCCGGTGCCGCACCACTGAGCAAGGACATCGGCGAGTTCTTCGCCGCCGCCAACCTGCCGATCTCCGAGGGCTACGGCCTGACCGAGACGAGCGCCGGCAACTTCGTCAACCGGCCGGGCAAGCTCCGGATCGGTACCGTCGGCCAGGCGCTCGGCGACCTGGAGTGCCGGATCGATCCCGACGGCGAGATCCTGGTCCGCGGCAAGCCGGTGATGCGCGGCTACCACAACCTGCCGGACGAGACGGCCGCCGCGTTCACCGAGGACGGCTTCTTCCGTACCGGTGACATCGGTGAGCTGGACGCCGACGGCTACCTGAAGATCACCGACCGGAAGAAGGACCTGGTCAAGACGTCCGGCGGCAAGTACATCGCGCCGTCGCACATCGAGGGCATGTTCAAGGCGGTGTGTCCGTACACGTCGCAGGCGGTGGTGATCGGGCAGGCCCGCAACTACTGCACGATGCTGGTCACCCTCGACCCGGACGCGATCACGGGGTGGGCGGCCGGCGGGCCGCTGGCCGGGAAGTCGTACGCGGAGATCGTCGCCTCGCCGGAGGCGCAGGCGATGGTCGAGGGCTACGTGAAGGAGCTGAACGGCAAGCTCAACCGGTGGGAGACGATCAAAAAGGTCACCATCCTCCCGCGCGACCTGACCATCGAGGACGGTGAGATCACGCCGTCGCTGAAGATCAAGCGGCGCAGCGTGGAAACCAACTTCGGGGCCGAGATCGAGCGGATGTACGAGGGTTCGCTCGCCGAGATCTGA
- a CDS encoding YczE/YyaS/YitT family protein: protein MAKIGNFRDRRLPRRLVQLYAGLALYGASMALMIESTLGLNPWDVFHQGLAIHTGLSIGTVSILVGAVVLILWIPLRQRPGLGTVSNVVVVGLSVDATLAVLPAPRALPLQVVFLVGGIVANGMATGLYIGARLGPGPRDGLMTGWVARRPGRSIRMVRTVIEVTVVTVGWLLGGTVWIGTLLYAVAIGPLAHRFIPLFTVPDPDRPRPGPDNLRAGPDHPRTGPVQVGPAGSGSVPDDDRKTGG, encoded by the coding sequence GTGGCAAAGATTGGCAATTTCCGTGACCGGCGGCTGCCCCGGCGGCTGGTCCAGTTGTACGCCGGCCTGGCGCTGTACGGCGCCAGCATGGCGCTGATGATCGAATCGACTCTCGGGCTCAACCCGTGGGACGTCTTCCACCAGGGCCTCGCCATCCACACCGGACTGTCGATCGGCACCGTGAGCATCCTGGTCGGCGCCGTCGTGCTGATCCTGTGGATCCCGCTGCGGCAGCGCCCCGGCCTCGGCACCGTCAGCAACGTGGTCGTCGTCGGCCTGTCGGTCGACGCCACCCTCGCCGTGCTGCCCGCCCCCCGGGCCCTGCCGCTGCAGGTCGTCTTCCTCGTCGGCGGCATCGTGGCCAACGGGATGGCGACCGGTCTCTACATCGGAGCCCGGCTCGGCCCCGGCCCCCGTGACGGCCTGATGACCGGCTGGGTGGCGCGGCGACCGGGCCGGTCGATCCGGATGGTCCGGACCGTCATCGAGGTCACCGTGGTGACGGTCGGCTGGCTGCTCGGCGGCACCGTCTGGATCGGCACCCTGCTCTACGCGGTCGCCATCGGCCCGCTGGCACACCGGTTCATCCCACTGTTCACCGTGCCCGACCCGGACCGTCCCCGCCCCGGCCCCGACAATCTCCGCGCGGGCCCCGACCACCCACGCACCGGCCCGGTCCAGGTCGGACCCGCCGGATCCGGTTCCGTGCCGGACGACGACCGGAAAACGGGCGGATAA
- a CDS encoding response regulator transcription factor, producing MARLLIIEDDLAIRTPLIRALRDRGHAVAAAHTALGGLQSALNDRPDLVVLDLGLPDLDGLELLRMLRAVSKVPVIIATARDDEAEIVRGLDAGADDYVVKPFTAAQLDARVRAVLRRGGSEPVDSTVTVGELRVDPASRVASLAGEPLDLTPREFDLLHHLAARAGQVVSKRELLTEVWQVPYGGADKTVDVHLSWLRRKLGETAQEPRYLHTVRGVGVRLDAPAEPR from the coding sequence GTGGCCCGCCTGCTGATCATCGAAGACGACCTGGCGATCCGGACCCCGCTGATCCGCGCACTGCGCGACCGCGGGCATGCCGTCGCCGCCGCGCACACCGCCCTCGGGGGCCTCCAGAGCGCCCTGAACGACCGGCCCGACCTCGTCGTACTCGATCTCGGCCTGCCCGACCTCGACGGCCTGGAACTGCTGCGGATGCTGCGCGCCGTCAGCAAGGTGCCGGTGATCATCGCGACGGCGCGGGACGACGAGGCGGAGATCGTCCGGGGGCTCGACGCGGGCGCCGACGACTACGTCGTCAAGCCGTTCACCGCCGCCCAGCTCGACGCCCGGGTACGGGCGGTGCTGCGCCGCGGCGGCAGCGAGCCGGTCGACAGCACGGTGACCGTCGGCGAGCTGCGCGTCGACCCCGCCTCCCGGGTGGCCAGTCTCGCCGGCGAACCGCTCGACCTGACCCCGCGCGAGTTCGACCTGCTGCACCATCTCGCCGCCCGGGCCGGCCAGGTGGTCAGCAAACGCGAACTGCTGACCGAGGTCTGGCAGGTGCCGTACGGCGGCGCCGACAAGACCGTCGACGTGCACCTGTCGTGGTTGCGCCGCAAGCTCGGCGAGACCGCGCAGGAACCGCGTTACCTGCACACCGTGCGCGGCGTCGGGGTACGCCTCGACGCGCCGGCGGAGCCCCGGTGA
- the priA gene encoding bifunctional 1-(5-phosphoribosyl)-5-((5-phosphoribosylamino)methylideneamino)imidazole-4-carboxamide isomerase/phosphoribosylanthranilate isomerase PriA, with product MSLTLLPAVDVADGQAVRLVQGAAGSETTYGDPLEAALAWQRDGATWIHLVDLDAAFGRGSNADLLADLVRRIDVNVELSGGIRDDESLRAALGTGAARVNIGTAALEDPQWCDRIVGEYGDRVAIGLDVRGRTLAARGWTRDGGDLFEVLERLDKAGASRYVVTDITKDGTMRGPNLDLLREVCARTDAPVIASGGVSTLDDLRALSTLEAVGVEGVIAGKALYAGAFTVAEALAVLAEAGR from the coding sequence TTGAGCCTCACCCTTCTGCCCGCCGTCGACGTCGCCGACGGCCAGGCCGTACGCCTGGTGCAGGGTGCCGCCGGCAGCGAGACCACGTACGGCGACCCGTTGGAGGCCGCCCTGGCCTGGCAGCGTGACGGTGCCACCTGGATCCACCTGGTCGACCTCGACGCCGCCTTCGGTCGGGGCTCCAACGCCGACCTGCTCGCCGACCTGGTCCGCCGGATCGACGTGAACGTCGAACTGTCCGGCGGGATCCGGGACGACGAGTCGCTGCGGGCGGCGCTGGGAACCGGGGCGGCCCGGGTCAACATCGGGACCGCCGCGCTGGAGGACCCGCAGTGGTGCGACCGAATCGTCGGCGAGTACGGCGACCGGGTCGCGATCGGCCTGGACGTGCGCGGCCGTACCCTGGCCGCCCGCGGCTGGACCCGCGACGGAGGGGACCTCTTCGAGGTGCTGGAGCGGCTCGACAAGGCCGGCGCCTCCCGGTACGTCGTCACCGACATCACCAAGGACGGCACGATGCGTGGCCCGAACCTGGACCTGCTGCGCGAGGTCTGTGCCCGTACCGACGCGCCGGTGATCGCCTCCGGCGGCGTGTCGACCCTCGACGACCTGCGGGCCCTGTCGACCCTGGAGGCGGTCGGCGTCGAGGGCGTCATCGCGGGGAAGGCGCTCTACGCGGGCGCGTTCACCGTCGCCGAGGCGCTCGCCGTGCTCGCCGAGGCCGGCCGGTGA